The genomic window AGCCAGTTTTTGAAGCGCGCTCTGGGCTTTCGCTTTGATTGGGTTGCCCGGCTCTTGGGTTCTCGATAGTTTTTGGCCCGGCGCTGGTCGCTGCGGGTTTCGCTTGTCTGGGTCCATCGGGATGCACCTCCGCGCCCGTTGCGTGCGCACCCGTTGGATGCCCGCCGGTTGCATGCCCGCCCGTTGGATGCGCGCCTGTTGAATGCGCGCCTGTTGAATGAAAGACCAGGCGCGGGAAAACCACATCGCCGGCGGAGCGCTGTCCCCGTTCCTCGTCGCGAACTTCTCTTCCCATGACTTGCAGCAGGACTGTGGTGAGATATCCGATGCCCATGGCGCCGCGGAAAACATCAACCTCGCCCTGGCCGAGCTGGTTCATGGCCTGGCGCAGGTAGTCGGCGATCTGCGAGGCGGTCTGCAGGGGGTTGGGCGGCAGGCAAAGCGTCTGCACCGGCTTGCGATTCCCTGCCCCGCCCGCGCCGCTGGCGGCCCTTCTCTTCTCTTGCAGTGCGGGGTCGTGGAAAAAACAATACTCGCTGCCTGTCCGGGGATGGGCCTTGCACTCCGCTCCGTCATTGCGTTTGTGGCAGCAACCGCGTTGCTGGCTGGAGTCCGTCTTCACTCCAAAAAGCTGGGTGATCTTCATAGATATTCCTCCCGTGTCCCTTTAAGAGATACCTGAGGATAATGATGGCATGGAATTGGCGAAAATCAGCAGAATGATATCAGAATGATATCATTTGTGGATTGGGTCATTGGGTCATTGAGTCATCGGGTCATCGGATCATTTTAGGGCTGTCATCCTGAGCGGAGCCGCGCTTCGCGGCGAAGTCGAAGGACCCCGAGAATATATCGGTCGCCCTTGCAGCCGAAAGGCATTCTCTAAAGAAATGTTGCGTCCGGGCATGGGTCATCGGATCATTTTAGGGCTGTCATCCTGAGCGGAGCCGCGCTTCGCGGCGAAGTCGAAGGACCCCGAGAATATTCCGGTCGCCCTTGCCGCATCAAGGCATTCTCTGAAGAACGTCAGCGGGTTTAATTTCCTTGGAGCCGGGGTGCCCCACTCGCGCGTCAGCGCGTGTGGGATGGTCGCGTTCGCTGGGTATCAGGATGACAACCCAAAAGATCTGCGTTGATCCGCGTTCATCAGCGGCGGAAAAGAAGATTTTCTAGAGTGATATCACTCTGATATCAAAAAGCCCGTTCTCCGAGGATTGTGGTTCATAATTGCGTGACGGCATTCAGCATGCCGCGTTGGTTTGAGGTCTTTGAAAATTCGCAAAACAGTCCCAGTTTGCCGACCCACGGCACGCCGGAACAGGTTTTGGGCCGTAGACGCAGGTCTGGAGGACTACTCCCTGCGGTCTTATCCTCCCCGTATGTCATTGAACATTAGTGGCTTATCGCCGCATGGACTACTCAAAGTAATGGGGGAGAGGGGAAGCACTACTCAAAAGGTACAGGCCGGCCAGAAAGTCGGTAAATCTCTTCAATCACAGCCAGGCTGCGCCGGCCGTCAGTGCCGTCGCAGCGCGGCTTTCCGTCCTCTCGAATGGCGCGAATGAAATCTTCAATGGCGCGTTGATGTCCGCGGACGTCGCTCACCAGGGGTGAAGAGGCGCTTGGGTTCTGGTCGCGCATGTTTTCGCTGATCAAGCCCTCAGGTTTTTTCCGCAGATCGGCGCTTACGATGCTGTCGTGTTCAAGAATGACGGTACCTTCAGAGCCTGTAATCTCCACGCGGCGAGGATATCCCGGATAGGCGGCCGTCGTGGCCTGCAGCACTCCCAGCGCACCACTGGAAAATTCGAGCAGAGCAAGAGCGGTATCTTCGGTCTCGATCTCATGCAGCATGGTTCGAGTGTTGGCTTTTATGTTTTTGATGTCTCCCATGAGCCAGAGCAGCAAGTCAACCGTGTGCACGCCTTGATTCATCAGTGCGCCTCCACCGTCGAGCGCCCAGGTCCCACGCCAGCGCGAGTCGCGGTAATACTCCGGAGGCCGGTACCACTTCACGCGCGCATCCGCCAGCAACGGCCGGCCTAATGCGCCGTCTTGAATGAATTGCCGAAGCCGGCAAATATCCGGCTTGAAGCGGTCCTGAAAGATTACCCCTAGCTTCACTTCCGCTTTCCTGCATTCAGCAATCAGCGCATCGGCGCGCTCGGTGCTGATATCAATGGGTTTTTCCACCAGCACATGCAATCCGTGATGCGCTGCCGCAATTCCCTGGCTGGCATGCAAACCCGAGGGGCCGCCAATGATCACCATCTCCATGGAAGGGTGCCCAAGAAATGTTTCGAAGTCGCTGTAAGCTGTGGCGCCCCAGTCGCGGCTCAGCTGATCAACTTTGTTCTTGTTCGCGCCATAGACGGCTGTGACTTCTACTCCAGCAATTGCGCGCGCGGCGCGGGCATGTGTATTGCTGATGTTCCCACCGCCGATCAAACCGATCTTCATCTATTAAGCGTACCTCGGCCTTCTGCAGTGCCCGTTAGAAAGTGCTGTTCCAATAAGCCTGCTGCCCAATGTAGCGGTCGTCCGGCAGGTTCTTGAGGATTGCACGCCGTACCTCCACGGCGTTTATGGCGCCCTGGGTTTTGAAAAGAACTTCGCCATTTGCGCCGATCAGTACCGTATAGGGAACGCCGCCGCTCCAACCGGTTCCGAACGCGGATACCGCGTCAGCCGAGTCGGTGCCGGCAAACAACAAGTTCCGGTTGATGGCGTGGTGCTCTTCCAGGAATGACTGCACGAACTTCTTCTCGTCTGGGTTGTTGATGCTGACTGTAACGATATCCACCGCGCGCTTCTTGTACTGACGAACCATCTTCTGCAGCTCGGGAAATTCCACGGCACAAGGTTCGCACCACGTGGCCCAGAAGTTCACCAGCAACAGTTTGCCGGTGCCGATGTTCGCCCGCAACGCCTTGATCTGATCAACCGAGGCCATCTCGACGTTCACCGGCTCCCGCTCAGATTCACCGATTTCTGCCTGTGCTCCCGCCTCTTTGTAAGCCCACTTGGTGGAGCAGCCCACAGCCGGAGCGCTGGTTACCGCCACCGGCTTTCCGGAAAGCAACGCCTCGATGGCATCTCTGGTCTCGTGCTTGGTCGCCAACTCTTCACGGGTACTGTTATCAATGCGGCCTTCGTACTGCAAGGTTCGCTGCGCGTCGAACACAAATGCGTGCGGGGTAGCCGTGGGTCCGTACTTCAGCGCGACCGCCTGGTTAACGCCGTCGGATAAATAAGGATAGTTGAAGTTGCGGTACTGGGCGCGAAGCTTCATATCTTCAAGCGAATCTCCCAGGTCGGTGTGGCCCATCTCGCTCAAGTGCACTGCCTTGGGATCGTTGGGATTGATAGCAACCAGCGCCACGCCGCGGTCACGATAGTCGGCCGCAAGCTGCTTGATCCGCTTTTCATACATCTGGGCCACCGGGCAATGATCACAGGTGAACACGATGACGAGCACCTTGCTGGAGGCGTAGTCGCTCAGCTTATGCATCTTGCCATCCGTGCCCGGCAGATTGAAATCCGGCGCTTGTGCTCCGATCTTGAGAATCGCGGGAACGTCTCCGCTCTCGTGCACGGGCTTGTCCTGTGCCTGCCCCACCACACTCAGGAGGAGTGCAAACGCAACCAGGCCGGCAATCTTTACGCCATAGACCGCAATTTTGAACGGCGACTTCATACTGTCAATCCCAGCCTCTCTTCAAGATACTTCTTGCTGATCAGCGCCGACTCTTTCGGCGTTCTGGATTTATCGGGCTCATGGTCCAGCTCGACCACCGCCCAGCCGCGGAACTTGATTTTGTGCAGAGCAGCAAACACGGCAGGCAGGTCTACTTTGCCGCGTCCAAGCTCAAGGAAGTTCTCAGCATTTCTTGGATCTGCGGAATTTGGCCCCGGCTCACCCAAATCCTTGATATGAAGAAAGAGCAGCCGGTCGCGATACTTCTCAATTACCTTGGCTGGATCGCCTCCGCCCGCCTGGTAATGCGCAATATCCATCTCTAATTTCACGTAGCGTGGATCGCTCGAATCCATCAACCGATCGAGACCTTCCGGGCGCTCGCTGACCGAGTTCATATGATTGTGATATCCCAGCGTGATGCCCAAATCGGCGGTACGCTTGCCGATCTCGGTTATCAAGCGGCCCAACTGCTTGTAGTCAGCGGCCGTAATGGCCTGGCTTTTTGGCTCTTGGTCAAGGACCTGAAGGTAAAGCCCTCCTACATCGTGCAAAAACTTTGCATTCGCAGCGTGCAAGGCAATATCCTGTGCCTCCAATGCCGGATCAACATGCACTTCGCCGCTGGAAAGTGCAACCATGGTGAGCTGGTGTTGCTGCAGCAGGTCGCGCAACTCGGCGGACTGGAAATCTCTTATGGCGTTGGCCCGGAGCTGGATGCCGCGATAACCGAGCGAAGAGATGTCGTCTATGGCCTGTCTTTCTTTGTCGCCCCAGGTGATGGCGGCATATCCAATACGGATATCCGGTGGCGCAGCGCTGATGGCTTTGTACGCGGGAATTGACGATGCGACAGTCGCAGCAGCCGCGATGCCCAGGCTGCCGATAAATTCACGACGCGAGACTTTGAATCCCATGAATCTCTCCTATAGATGTTTGCTGGGACGAAATAACCCGTAGTCAGTTTCAGGCAAACCAAACTGCCTGGATTTAAGGATAGACCACACTCTATCATCTACCTATTCCGGTGGCGGCGCCGTGGAAGGAGGCACCGGCTTTCCGCTGGCAGTATTTGGCTCCATCAACTCGATGCGGGTTCCATCCGGATCAAATAAGTTCGCCTGACGCTTCCCGTTCACCCCAGTCCTGATCTCAATCTTCTGGCCATAGTTCTTGCGCGCCGGACTCGCTTCCAAGGCAGCCACCGCCTTCTCGATATCGGGTGTCATCAGGCAAACATGGTTCTTCACTCCCGTCTCTCTAGCATCGGGCGGATTGGAGTAGAGCATGAGTTCGAGGTAATCATTTCCATCCGGGACGCGCATATTGACCCAGCTCAATATCTTGCCCGAAGAGCTGCCCCTCCAGAACTCCTGGAAGCCGAGAATGTCGCCGTAAAACTTCTGCGACAGATCAAGATGACGCACCGTCACGCCCACATGCGGCATGTGAGTGGAAATGCGCGTCTCGGGCAGGTGCTTTCCCTTTTCGCGCCTGGTCCAGCTATCGGGCTCGTATTGCACGATCTCTACCGTGTGCCCGTCGGGATCGGTAATATTAAAGTTGGAATTGCCAATCTTGCCTTTGCCAACTTTTTCAGGCACCTTGATGCCCTTGGAGGCGAGATACGTACGCATGCCTTCCGCCGAATCAGTAAAGAAAGAGATGTGATTCAGGTGGACTCCATCCTGCTTGGGGTCTTCTGCAAACAGTTCCAGGTATTGGTCTTCGTTAATTTTGATAAATGCTATGCGGTCGGTGCCGTCGTCACGTTTCAACGTATAAGGCTCTTCAAACCCAAGAAAATCCTTATAGAATGCACGAGCCTTCTGCAAATCGCTGACGTATAGCGCCATGTGAGAAATACCGAGAACGTGCGGACGCTTTACCTCATCGGCCGCCCGCAGGGTGGTAAGAAGAATTGATACAAATAGAAAAATTGCTATTCGGTTCATTAAGTTGAAGCCCCCTGGTTTGATATAGCAGTTTCATGGTCATGCATTCGCTCTCCCAGCGCCTGAAGCTGGGGCCCACTTTCGCTCCATCATGGTTAGTAAACAGCTTGTCAGGCTGTCTCTGCAATCGCCTGCCGGAGTTCAGCAAGGAACTTCGGCACCACCGTAAAAGGATCATAATCCTTTCCCTTTGCGGAGAGTGTTTCAATCGGAAGATAGCCGCGGTAGCCCGACGAGCGGACAATGCGGATAAATCTTTTCAGATCAAGCGGCACATCGCTTTCCGCGCCAAACGCGCTTTGCTTCACCTGCCAGTTCACGGCATAGGGTGCTACTTTGGCCATGTCGGCGTATGGGTCCTTCGATTTGAAGTAGCCGGTATCCACGATGGCACCGCACCACTCGGAGTCGACCAGGTTGATGAGCTTCAAAAGATGATCACCCGTTTTGAGAAAGTCTCCGTGATTCTGCACCCCAATGATTACGCCATATTTCTTGCCGTGTGCCGCACACTCTCGCAGGTCGGCCGCTATCCAGTCTGCAACCTGGTCCCAAGTGTAACCTTTGGCCACCTGCTCCCAGCTCAAGTTTTTCATCTGGGTATCAGCAAATACGCGCAGCACCGGAGCACCCATGCGCGACGCGACCTCGACCCATTGCTTGATGTGCTCTACATCGGCGGCCCGCTTGGCTTTGTCGGGCAGGGTAAAGTTGTTGCGGACGCCCGACCCGCTGATGCCGATGCCAAATTCGAAGGCTTTGCGTTTGAGGTCGTTCACATAGTCATCGCTGGGCACATCGGGATATCCCGGGAAAAAATACCCGGTGGCATCGAATCCGTCAAAATTATACTTGGCGCAGAAGTCAACGAGTTCGAATAAGTCGATCCCCGAACCGTGGCGTTTGACCTTGTCATTCAGCATTTTGCTGAAGGAATATGCATTGAGCGAAACCTTGAGCATAGACCCGCCCAGCCTCTTGATTGGCTGCGTCTCGGCGAGAGCGGAAAGCCCACCGAGGCCGAGGCCTGCGGCAGCCGCGAGCGGAAGCACGCTCGCACTTTTGAGAAAGTCCCTACGATTGTGATTGAGTTTCATGATGTGATTATTTTTGTGCCATTGCAGTGGAGAGCTGTTGTATATCTGCATCGATCTTCTTCTGCTGCTCCGGCGTCAGCGGCGGAGCATTGTCGCGGCGAGCAGCTTGCTTAACCTGCAATGTCATCGCTCGTTGTTCCTCCGACGACAAGGCCGAGTAATTGGATATCGCCTGGCTCAGCAACTCTTCTGCGTCAAACGGGTCGGTGCTGGCCTCAGCTTTCTTGCCTCCACCGTTTTTTGAGCCACTCTTCCTATCACCCTGCAGCGCATCGCTCGTGCCCTTGGTCACGGCTTCTATTTCGGCATCCATTTTCTTTTGCTGATCGGGCGTGAGCAAGGGCCGAATCTGGCGACGCGCGGAGACTTTAATCTTCAGCATCATGGCTTGTTTCTCTTCTGGTGTAAATGCTGCGAAGCGGAGTAGAGGCTTGCTCACCGACTCTTCACTGTGCAGGAGCGGCTCGATCTTGAGTTCCTGTTCGCAAGTCAGGCCAAATGCCGCTGTCATTCTTTCCAGGAGCGAGTGTTTCCCCGGAGGCAGACCTTCGCAAGCCGGCGCAGGTTGCGGAGCCGGTGCAGCCTGCGCCGTTTGTGGTGCAGCGTGTACAACAGCAAGAGGGTTGTTGAGCAAGACCGCAAATGTGCACAATGCCAGCATCAAGACAGACAAACCTGTGGTTCTCATCTGTCCAAGGCATCGGTTTCTATAAGTCGTCATCGTCATCATTCTCCTTGGTTATTTTCAAAATCTGTAGATCAGGGCCAATTGCATGACGCGCGCAGCATTGGCCTTGGTAATGCTGCCGCCGGCAGCGGTATCAATTGAAGTGTTGGGAAGCTGGAAGTTCGTATGGTTCGTGAGGTTGAACGCTTCCCAGCGGAACTGCAATCTGCCGTACTCACTGATGCTGAAATTCCTGGATACCGATAGATTGATGGCAAGAGAGCCGGGGCCATCGAGAATGTTCCGCCCAGAGTTGCCGTAACGAAAAGCAGTGAGCGGAACGATCTGAAAGGCGGCAAGATTGAACCACGCCAGGTGAGATGGGTTGGACAGGGTGCCGCTGGCGATACGGTCGGGGCGAGTGGGTTGGCCCTTGTCTACTGAGAAGCCTTGCGTTTGCACAGGCGTGAAGGGTTGGCCGCTGTACGCTGTCCCAGTGCCGGCAAGTTGCCAGCCGCGCACGAAAATATTTCTGGTAAAGGGAAGCTGGTAGATGACGCTGGTGCTGAAGACATGGCGGATGTCGAAGTCCGAGCGTCCTCGTTCGCTTCTCAGATTCAGCGAGTCCTGGGCAAAGCCTTTGAAGCCGCCATCCCCCGCGTAGTTCAGGCCTGAGTTTTCATCGATGGATTTACCGTAGGTGTAGTTGGCGCGGAAAGACAGGCCATTGTGAGACTGTTTGCGCAAAGTCACAGTGCCCGCGTTGTAATTGGAAGTGGCCCCGAAAGAGTAAAACTCGATATCACCATAGAAATTTGAAAACGGACGGGGACAAGCAGGACAGGTGCCGTCGGCCAACGCCAACTGTGGATTTTGGTTCCGCAACTGCTGATTGATGTCGTATTTTCGCCCTAAATGCGTCCCTTTCGATCCGGTGTAACCTGCCTCGATGGCCACGCCTTTACCCAATTCGCGTTCGATGGTGAAGTTCCAGCTTTGCAGGTAAGGCTCGGGCGCGTTCACGGCAAACCCGGTTGGGGTAAGTATGCCCTGATCCTTGGCCAGCGCGGACGGAAACGGATTGGAAAGGGTTATCTGACCGGGATTGCTGGTTGATCCTGTAAAGGTTTGGCTAACGGAAAACGGAAAGCCGCCGGAGATATCGGTGCGGATAGCGCTCAATCTCGACCCGGTATAGAAGATGCCATAACCGCCCCGTACTACAGTTTGGTTGTTATTGAACGGCCGCCAGGCAAAGCCTATGCGTGGCGCCACGGCCTTATAGTCGGTGTGAACTGTGGACTTCGGCAGTCCAAAGTCGCTCGCCACTCCCACCTGGCCGGTAAGTCCCACGCCGGCAAGGATGGAAGCCAGGTTGGGCACGGTCGCAGCGCTGCCCAGGATCACCTTTCCCGTAGCGGGAACATAGTTTGAAAATTGCCCGTCTTTTTCATAAGGCGCAACTGGGACTTCATACCGCACACCCAGGTTGAGAGTCAGGCTGGGAAGGACTTTGTAGTCGTCCTGAACGTAGATCGCATAGTTGTTGCTGAAAATATGGTTGGTTACCGTGCCGGTTTTCAGAGTGGTGGTATCGGGAAGGCCGAGAAGAAAATCCGCAAACGGGACGCCGCTAAATGTCTTCTTGAACGAGAAGACACCGTTGAATCCGTCGTTAGTCGGCTGGAAGTAACCCACGCGCAAGATCTCGCCGCCGATTTTGATAGTGTGCTTTCCCTTGTTCCAGGTCACCACATCACTTAAGTCGTAACTATTGACGGTAAACCGGATCGGATTGAAATGGCTGTCGCCCACGGTGGCGAAACCCGTGATGCTGAAACTGGGGAAGCCTTCCAGGGCCGGGTTATTGGTGGTTCCGGGGATCCCAAGCTGCGCCGCAAAGTTGGTTCCGGCATCAGCGCTGACCTGATGGCTGGTACTGCGCGTGAGTCCTACATGGAACTCATTGATCAGAGTTGGGGTAAAAATTCGCGTCTCGGAAATGCCGTAGATTGCGTCGCCGCGGCGCGTGGTACTGCCGAAAGTCCCCAGCGGAGAGCCAGAAGTAGGATTAATAGAGTCTGAAGAGCGATGGATTACATGCACAGAAAGATTGTCTTTCTCGCCCAGTCTCTGGTCTACCTTAAGCACAAAGTTGTCGTAATTATCGACGTTGTTGTTATTCGCGATGTAATTGCTGCCTCCGTTGAGAAGAGGGTCAAGGTTGGGAAGAGGATAGAGGTTCAGCAACGCCTGCGATACCGGACTGATGCATGTGGCCGGAATCTGGCTGCCGGTAAAGGTCTTGCAGGACCCGCTTTTGAACGGAGACTTCAGCGTCCCCTTGGATTGCGAAAAATTTCCCTGGCGCTCGAGCAGAGTGGGCACAACGGTGATGGAAGGAGAGCCTTGTACCTGCCGCTGGCTTTCCCAGCTCACCATGAAAAACGTGCGGTCATGACCGTTGTACAGCTTGGGAATCACCACCGGACCGGTGAGTGTGCCTCCGAACTGGTTGCGACGGAGTTTGTTCTTGGTCGTCAAGTCGAAGAAATTGCGTGCATCGAACATATCGTTGCGCACAAACTCAAAGAGCGAAGCGTGAAGCCGGTTGCCCCCCGACTTGAGCAGCATGTTGACCACGCCCCCGGCCAGGCGTCCGTATTCCGCCGAGTATCCGGAGGTCTGAAACTTGAATTCCTGCAGGGCATCGAGCGGCGGGCTGACCTGCACGCCGGCATCGCGGGCACTCTGGTCGTTGAACCCGTCAATGATGACGTTGCTGGCGTCGGCGCGGGCGCCATTCGTAACATAGGCCGAGCCCTTGGCTCCTTGTTCGCCGGGCTGAACTCCCGGAACGGTGAAGGCCAAATCGTTGAAATCCCTTCCATTCAACGGGATCTCCGCGATCTCCTGCGGCGCAACAACATCGCCCTTAGAAGAGGTCTCGGTGTTGATGAGAGGCACTTGGGCATTGACTTCAATAGTCTGCGAGACTGCCCCTAGTTCCAGAGGAGCATCAAGGCGCGCCGTTTGGTCGGCTTTCAATTCCAGGTTAGCCTCACGTAGTTGCTTGAAGCCGGCCTTGTCAATGGTTACTTCATAGACCCCGGGTAACAGGTTGGAAACGGTGTATTCTCCGCCACTCCCGCTTCGCGCGGTGCGAACCTGGTTGGTGTTCACGTTGCGTATCTTGATTTCAGCGTCAAGAATTGACGCGTGCGAGGTGTCTGTAACTCGACCCACCAGGGTCGCTGTGGGCTCCTGCGCCATCCCTATGCCAGCCAGCATGAAGGTGAGAAGCGCTACGAACAGCAAGGCAACTGTCTTAGTATTAGTCCTCATTTTTCCTCCTCCAGCACCCTGTACTGCCGGTTTTCCTAACCGGTCTATATTTTTCGGGGGTTTTCAGCGGAGAGGGTGCTGT from Terriglobales bacterium includes these protein-coding regions:
- a CDS encoding Gfo/Idh/MocA family oxidoreductase, whose product is MKIGLIGGGNISNTHARAARAIAGVEVTAVYGANKNKVDQLSRDWGATAYSDFETFLGHPSMEMVIIGGPSGLHASQGIAAAHHGLHVLVEKPIDISTERADALIAECRKAEVKLGVIFQDRFKPDICRLRQFIQDGALGRPLLADARVKWYRPPEYYRDSRWRGTWALDGGGALMNQGVHTVDLLLWLMGDIKNIKANTRTMLHEIETEDTALALLEFSSGALGVLQATTAAYPGYPRRVEITGSEGTVILEHDSIVSADLRKKPEGLISENMRDQNPSASSPLVSDVRGHQRAIEDFIRAIREDGKPRCDGTDGRRSLAVIEEIYRLSGRPVPFE
- a CDS encoding redoxin domain-containing protein — translated: MKSPFKIAVYGVKIAGLVAFALLLSVVGQAQDKPVHESGDVPAILKIGAQAPDFNLPGTDGKMHKLSDYASSKVLVIVFTCDHCPVAQMYEKRIKQLAADYRDRGVALVAINPNDPKAVHLSEMGHTDLGDSLEDMKLRAQYRNFNYPYLSDGVNQAVALKYGPTATPHAFVFDAQRTLQYEGRIDNSTREELATKHETRDAIEALLSGKPVAVTSAPAVGCSTKWAYKEAGAQAEIGESEREPVNVEMASVDQIKALRANIGTGKLLLVNFWATWCEPCAVEFPELQKMVRQYKKRAVDIVTVSINNPDEKKFVQSFLEEHHAINRNLLFAGTDSADAVSAFGTGWSGGVPYTVLIGANGEVLFKTQGAINAVEVRRAILKNLPDDRYIGQQAYWNSTF
- a CDS encoding sugar phosphate isomerase/epimerase encodes the protein MGFKVSRREFIGSLGIAAAATVASSIPAYKAISAAPPDIRIGYAAITWGDKERQAIDDISSLGYRGIQLRANAIRDFQSAELRDLLQQHQLTMVALSSGEVHVDPALEAQDIALHAANAKFLHDVGGLYLQVLDQEPKSQAITAADYKQLGRLITEIGKRTADLGITLGYHNHMNSVSERPEGLDRLMDSSDPRYVKLEMDIAHYQAGGGDPAKVIEKYRDRLLFLHIKDLGEPGPNSADPRNAENFLELGRGKVDLPAVFAALHKIKFRGWAVVELDHEPDKSRTPKESALISKKYLEERLGLTV
- a CDS encoding VOC family protein, with the protein product MNRIAIFLFVSILLTTLRAADEVKRPHVLGISHMALYVSDLQKARAFYKDFLGFEEPYTLKRDDGTDRIAFIKINEDQYLELFAEDPKQDGVHLNHISFFTDSAEGMRTYLASKGIKVPEKVGKGKIGNSNFNITDPDGHTVEIVQYEPDSWTRREKGKHLPETRISTHMPHVGVTVRHLDLSQKFYGDILGFQEFWRGSSSGKILSWVNMRVPDGNDYLELMLYSNPPDARETGVKNHVCLMTPDIEKAVAALEASPARKNYGQKIEIRTGVNGKRQANLFDPDGTRIELMEPNTASGKPVPPSTAPPPE
- a CDS encoding sugar phosphate isomerase/epimerase family protein — protein: MQIYNSSPLQWHKNNHIMKLNHNRRDFLKSASVLPLAAAAGLGLGGLSALAETQPIKRLGGSMLKVSLNAYSFSKMLNDKVKRHGSGIDLFELVDFCAKYNFDGFDATGYFFPGYPDVPSDDYVNDLKRKAFEFGIGISGSGVRNNFTLPDKAKRAADVEHIKQWVEVASRMGAPVLRVFADTQMKNLSWEQVAKGYTWDQVADWIAADLRECAAHGKKYGVIIGVQNHGDFLKTGDHLLKLINLVDSEWCGAIVDTGYFKSKDPYADMAKVAPYAVNWQVKQSAFGAESDVPLDLKRFIRIVRSSGYRGYLPIETLSAKGKDYDPFTVVPKFLAELRQAIAETA
- a CDS encoding TonB-dependent receptor, with amino-acid sequence MRTNTKTVALLFVALLTFMLAGIGMAQEPTATLVGRVTDTSHASILDAEIKIRNVNTNQVRTARSGSGGEYTVSNLLPGVYEVTIDKAGFKQLREANLELKADQTARLDAPLELGAVSQTIEVNAQVPLINTETSSKGDVVAPQEIAEIPLNGRDFNDLAFTVPGVQPGEQGAKGSAYVTNGARADASNVIIDGFNDQSARDAGVQVSPPLDALQEFKFQTSGYSAEYGRLAGGVVNMLLKSGGNRLHASLFEFVRNDMFDARNFFDLTTKNKLRRNQFGGTLTGPVVIPKLYNGHDRTFFMVSWESQRQVQGSPSITVVPTLLERQGNFSQSKGTLKSPFKSGSCKTFTGSQIPATCISPVSQALLNLYPLPNLDPLLNGGSNYIANNNNVDNYDNFVLKVDQRLGEKDNLSVHVIHRSSDSINPTSGSPLGTFGSTTRRGDAIYGISETRIFTPTLINEFHVGLTRSTSHQVSADAGTNFAAQLGIPGTTNNPALEGFPSFSITGFATVGDSHFNPIRFTVNSYDLSDVVTWNKGKHTIKIGGEILRVGYFQPTNDGFNGVFSFKKTFSGVPFADFLLGLPDTTTLKTGTVTNHIFSNNYAIYVQDDYKVLPSLTLNLGVRYEVPVAPYEKDGQFSNYVPATGKVILGSAATVPNLASILAGVGLTGQVGVASDFGLPKSTVHTDYKAVAPRIGFAWRPFNNNQTVVRGGYGIFYTGSRLSAIRTDISGGFPFSVSQTFTGSTSNPGQITLSNPFPSALAKDQGILTPTGFAVNAPEPYLQSWNFTIERELGKGVAIEAGYTGSKGTHLGRKYDINQQLRNQNPQLALADGTCPACPRPFSNFYGDIEFYSFGATSNYNAGTVTLRKQSHNGLSFRANYTYGKSIDENSGLNYAGDGGFKGFAQDSLNLRSERGRSDFDIRHVFSTSVIYQLPFTRNIFVRGWQLAGTGTAYSGQPFTPVQTQGFSVDKGQPTRPDRIASGTLSNPSHLAWFNLAAFQIVPLTAFRYGNSGRNILDGPGSLAINLSVSRNFSISEYGRLQFRWEAFNLTNHTNFQLPNTSIDTAAGGSITKANAARVMQLALIYRF